A portion of the Streptococcus urinalis 2285-97 genome contains these proteins:
- a CDS encoding LPXTG cell wall anchor domain-containing protein, translated as MSKVKVLSLITVSGLFLIAGNLSASADVVTSGGDTIMLSGVDAGVSDSITPPSSSINPVTDTTEPSAPTPSTDPITDTTEPSAPTPSTDPITDTTEPSAPTPSTDQTTDTTDSSTSAPSTDQTTDATDSSTSAPSTDQTTDATDSSTSAPSTEAEKPAPSKEPDAPKPITKPIVDVPISTVTGDTVIGTENGKVIVQSASGTILKDAKEVGGEVQKDGTVAIKKSDGKIEVLPNTGEGKTIFTIVGLLLIAGAVWIGFKDNIKKYLTFFKKKSEK; from the coding sequence ATGTCAAAAGTAAAAGTTTTAAGTTTAATTACTGTTTCAGGACTATTTTTAATTGCTGGTAATTTATCAGCAAGTGCAGATGTTGTAACTAGTGGAGGTGATACTATAATGCTATCAGGGGTAGATGCAGGTGTATCTGATTCTATAACGCCACCATCATCAAGTATAAATCCAGTAACAGATACCACAGAACCAAGTGCGCCAACACCAAGTACAGATCCAATAACAGATACCACAGAACCAAGTGCGCCAACACCAAGTACAGATCCAATAACAGATACCACAGAACCAAGTGCACCAACACCAAGTACAGATCAAACAACAGATACGACAGATTCAAGTACGTCAGCACCAAGTACAGATCAAACAACAGATGCGACAGATTCAAGTACGTCAGCACCAAGTACAGATCAAACAACAGATGCGACAGATTCAAGTACGTCAGCACCAAGTACAGAAGCAGAAAAACCAGCACCTAGTAAAGAGCCAGATGCGCCTAAGCCTATTACAAAACCTATTGTTGATGTTCCAATTTCAACAGTTACAGGAGATACAGTAATTGGCACTGAAAATGGAAAAGTGATTGTTCAAAGTGCATCTGGAACAATACTAAAGGATGCCAAAGAGGTTGGTGGTGAGGTACAAAAAGACGGTACTGTAGCAATTAAAAAATCAGATGGAAAAATAGAAGTATTGCCAAACACTGGTGAGGGTAAGACTATCTTTACAATAGTAGGTCTCTTGTTAATTGCTGGAGCAGTTTGGATTGGATTTAAAGATAATATAAAAAAGTATTTAACCTTTTTCAAAAAGAAAAGTGAAAAATAA
- a CDS encoding phage tail tip lysozyme, whose translation MGILIVFPFLLVLLLIASSSSQQDCQITPDVSSQVETSSENASNSDWTKKGSVANKTAEKVFNAWVSKGLSGASASGIVGWVNSEGGFAMIGRAEGHYGNDLKTNSIAFNIRPAGLSYYTTEAGGGIYQFTPFTKYAPLGDPKWEDADAMNAFVMKSIKGGDWNKAHDLSGGNHSFEEMAQMTDPKEATLVWNAYERGNTAYINKSQKSADGQKAYDMFNGSKYKFDAEKFSKSFSGGSKTSSSGKSDIISDSTVLSLCDSASDAVQGLFGKDKSGKVKYTSYNAWKPDQLPNDLKKYAVDPKSVGLSYRNSKGWNAIASTGGQCTDLSASLMYGLWLKGGMHPTQRMGNGNMVVSNWVSEFGGRSENTPSSGAVFSSSGTSSAGHTGVVSHVFENGDMLIVEQNYSTYSGDNGGFGPYSWNYRYVSTLELKKEHYSFYNPSKAGYKLSDKVKTVGS comes from the coding sequence TTGGGAATACTGATCGTATTTCCTTTTTTATTGGTTTTATTGTTGATTGCTTCGTCAAGTTCTCAACAAGATTGTCAAATTACACCAGATGTATCTTCACAAGTTGAAACCTCAAGTGAGAATGCTTCCAATAGTGATTGGACTAAAAAAGGCTCTGTTGCTAATAAAACTGCAGAGAAGGTATTCAATGCTTGGGTAAGTAAAGGCTTATCTGGAGCAAGTGCATCAGGTATTGTAGGATGGGTAAATTCAGAAGGTGGATTTGCTATGATAGGTCGAGCAGAAGGACATTATGGTAATGATTTGAAAACGAATTCAATTGCTTTTAATATTAGACCTGCTGGATTGTCTTATTATACTACCGAAGCTGGAGGAGGTATTTATCAATTTACACCTTTTACAAAATATGCACCACTTGGTGATCCCAAGTGGGAAGATGCGGATGCAATGAATGCATTTGTCATGAAGTCTATAAAAGGTGGTGACTGGAATAAAGCTCATGATCTATCTGGAGGGAATCATTCTTTTGAAGAGATGGCACAGATGACTGATCCTAAAGAAGCTACTTTAGTATGGAATGCCTATGAAAGAGGTAATACAGCTTATATTAACAAAAGTCAAAAGTCTGCAGATGGTCAAAAAGCTTATGACATGTTTAATGGTTCAAAATATAAATTTGATGCAGAAAAATTTTCTAAAAGTTTTAGTGGTGGTTCAAAAACGTCCTCGTCTGGTAAGAGCGATATAATTTCTGATTCTACAGTTTTATCTCTTTGTGATTCAGCTAGTGATGCGGTACAGGGCTTATTTGGTAAAGATAAGTCAGGGAAAGTTAAATACACTTCTTATAATGCTTGGAAGCCAGATCAGTTGCCTAATGATTTGAAGAAATATGCTGTAGATCCTAAGTCAGTTGGTTTATCTTATCGTAACTCTAAGGGTTGGAATGCGATAGCTTCTACTGGTGGTCAATGTACTGACTTATCAGCAAGTTTGATGTATGGTTTATGGCTTAAAGGCGGAATGCATCCAACGCAAAGAATGGGCAATGGTAATATGGTTGTTTCTAATTGGGTATCTGAATTCGGTGGACGCTCTGAAAATACTCCATCTTCTGGAGCTGTTTTTTCAAGTTCAGGTACTTCTAGTGCTGGGCATACTGGAGTGGTTAGTCATGTATTTGAAAATGGCGATATGTTAATAGTAGAGCAAAATTATTCAACTTATTCTGGAGATAATGGAGGATTTGGACCATATTCATGGAATTATCGTTATGTTTCTACTTTAGAATTAAAAAAAGAGCATTATAGTTTTTATAATCCCTCTAAAGCTGGTTATAAATTGTCTGATAAAGTGAAAACGGTAGGTAGTTAA